A part of SAR324 cluster bacterium genomic DNA contains:
- a CDS encoding ABC transporter substrate-binding protein, with protein sequence MKIRFLLPLVVTLCFATQLLAMPKNSNPLSDSRVRQAIAYAIDMDTIQETLLEGKAIVADSHIPNGPFKKPGLPKYSYDPDKARQLLKEANWNSSQELDMVYYYGDQQTVDLMTAIQAYLGDVGVKMNFRRLEGDVGAQLWTAPKDPQNGPSIVKWDLAYGAHGPLALQEYFSRYKTGDMSISPADAKVDAMIDMLTSTADIGAQKEIFFEMEDYMQNELFTLPLYYQQAFIYESNKLNRNGGIYGNPQYNYDWDVTKWTMEPDANGKMVMNTNTGPLEFFNHPWFNPGLFITNKVLLDRLITCDGGLAPTRPKMAKYYNLSEDARTLTFELKNNLQWHDGSAITADEIQWNIELALKVPNIMPIFKTTFSYLEGAEAFMNGSASSVSGIAVNGNKITLSFAKVDPNVLLTFAQWAPLPRKYLNDVDPAKFQQHPFWQNPVGSGPYRVKEVKMNDYLVMVPFENYHEGVARIDEIVAYPSNDNDANLVKNASARKLDYGFTKNVADVKSLEEMDHMRVLPADIPYTRMIWFNKYAKN encoded by the coding sequence ATGAAAATCCGATTTCTTCTACCGCTCGTCGTCACGCTTTGTTTTGCTACTCAGCTATTGGCAATGCCGAAGAACAGCAATCCACTCTCAGACTCACGAGTCCGCCAAGCGATTGCTTATGCAATTGACATGGACACCATTCAAGAGACCTTGCTCGAAGGCAAGGCCATCGTTGCAGACAGTCACATCCCGAACGGTCCCTTCAAAAAACCTGGTCTGCCCAAGTATTCCTATGATCCAGACAAGGCCCGGCAGTTGTTGAAAGAAGCCAACTGGAATTCGAGCCAGGAACTCGACATGGTCTACTATTATGGAGACCAACAAACTGTTGACTTGATGACTGCCATTCAAGCCTACTTAGGTGATGTCGGTGTTAAGATGAATTTCCGCAGGCTGGAAGGAGATGTTGGTGCTCAGTTGTGGACAGCTCCAAAAGATCCTCAGAATGGCCCCTCTATAGTAAAATGGGATCTAGCTTATGGAGCACATGGCCCGCTAGCGCTGCAAGAGTACTTCAGTCGCTATAAGACTGGCGACATGTCCATCTCACCAGCAGATGCCAAGGTGGATGCAATGATCGATATGCTGACCAGCACTGCAGACATTGGAGCTCAAAAGGAAATCTTCTTTGAAATGGAAGATTATATGCAGAATGAGCTCTTCACGTTACCTCTCTACTACCAGCAAGCTTTTATCTACGAGAGCAACAAGCTGAACCGAAATGGTGGGATATATGGTAACCCGCAGTACAACTATGATTGGGATGTCACCAAGTGGACCATGGAGCCTGACGCTAACGGCAAGATGGTAATGAACACCAACACGGGTCCTCTTGAATTTTTCAATCATCCCTGGTTCAACCCCGGCCTGTTCATCACAAACAAGGTTCTTCTCGACCGGCTGATCACGTGTGATGGAGGCTTGGCACCAACACGTCCAAAAATGGCCAAATACTACAACCTGAGCGAGGACGCTAGGACTCTGACCTTCGAGTTGAAGAATAATCTCCAGTGGCACGATGGATCAGCTATCACAGCTGACGAAATCCAGTGGAACATTGAGTTGGCGCTCAAAGTCCCTAATATCATGCCGATTTTCAAAACGACTTTCAGCTACCTAGAAGGAGCTGAGGCTTTCATGAATGGTTCGGCGTCTAGCGTTTCAGGGATCGCAGTCAATGGTAACAAGATTACACTGTCTTTTGCCAAAGTAGATCCCAACGTATTGCTGACATTCGCGCAATGGGCCCCACTACCTCGCAAGTATCTAAACGATGTGGATCCTGCCAAATTCCAGCAGCATCCGTTCTGGCAAAATCCAGTGGGTTCTGGTCCCTACAGGGTCAAGGAAGTCAAAATGAATGATTACTTGGTCATGGTTCCATTTGAGAACTATCATGAGGGAGTAGCTCGGATTGATGAGATCGTTGCCTACCCAAGTAATGACAACGATGCCAACCTCGTCAAGAATGCCTCGGCTCGTAAACTCGACTACGGCTTCACCAAGAACGTGGCCGATGTTAAATCTCTGGAAGAGATGGATCATATGCGCGTCCTTCCTGCAGACATCCCGTATACAAGGATGATCTGGTTTAACAAATACGCGAAAAATTAA